A stretch of Schaalia odontolytica DNA encodes these proteins:
- the aroC gene encoding chorismate synthase, whose amino-acid sequence MLRWMTAGESHGPALLATIEGLPSGLHVTTEDLRRGLARRRLGYGRGARQKFEADEVSILAGVRHGVTTGAPVAIRIGNSEWPKWETVMSADPVDPSELLIDAGTGDEREIARNRPLTRPRPGHADLPGMLSYDLSEARPVLERASARETAARVALGVLAEALLEQVAGVRLVSHVVSVGAQHATASSTPTPADEAALCEASMRTLNPEDNARFEAAVDAAKQAGDTIGGVAEVIAYDVPVGLGTHVTARERLDARLAAALMSIQSVKGVEIGDGFAQAALLGSAAHDEIVRGEDGHLTRASNHAGGIEGGTSNGAPIVARAAFKPISTVPHALRSVDLATGEEAVGLHQRSDTCQVVPGAVIAEAEVALVLADALSDHAGGRSVGEMRRNLEAYLAVVGKRA is encoded by the coding sequence ATGCTGAGATGGATGACCGCCGGTGAATCACACGGACCCGCACTGCTCGCAACGATCGAGGGACTGCCCTCCGGGTTGCATGTGACGACGGAGGACCTGCGCCGTGGCCTCGCACGTCGTCGCCTCGGCTACGGTCGTGGCGCTCGGCAGAAGTTCGAGGCCGACGAGGTGTCGATCTTGGCTGGCGTGCGTCACGGCGTGACAACCGGCGCCCCAGTGGCTATTCGCATTGGTAACTCCGAGTGGCCCAAGTGGGAGACGGTGATGAGTGCCGATCCGGTCGATCCGTCAGAGCTTCTCATCGACGCGGGAACGGGAGACGAACGCGAGATCGCTCGTAACCGGCCACTGACGAGGCCCCGTCCCGGTCACGCGGACCTGCCCGGAATGCTGTCCTACGACCTGTCCGAGGCTCGCCCCGTCCTCGAGCGCGCGAGTGCCCGCGAGACTGCCGCGCGCGTTGCACTCGGTGTCCTCGCCGAAGCCCTCCTCGAGCAGGTCGCCGGCGTTCGTCTCGTGTCCCACGTCGTCTCCGTTGGGGCCCAGCACGCCACGGCCTCGTCGACGCCTACTCCCGCGGACGAGGCGGCACTGTGCGAGGCCTCGATGCGCACACTCAATCCGGAGGATAACGCCCGCTTCGAGGCAGCCGTCGATGCGGCCAAGCAGGCGGGTGACACGATCGGCGGCGTCGCCGAAGTGATTGCATACGACGTTCCAGTCGGCTTGGGCACTCACGTGACCGCGCGCGAGCGCCTCGATGCGCGCTTGGCCGCCGCACTCATGTCGATCCAGTCCGTCAAGGGCGTTGAGATCGGAGATGGCTTCGCGCAGGCCGCGCTGCTCGGTTCCGCGGCCCACGACGAAATCGTGCGGGGCGAGGATGGTCACCTGACGCGCGCCTCCAACCACGCCGGAGGCATCGAAGGAGGCACATCCAACGGCGCACCGATCGTCGCACGCGCTGCTTTCAAGCCAATCTCGACCGTTCCGCACGCCTTGCGCAGCGTTGACCTCGCAACGGGTGAGGAAGCGGTGGGCTTGCACCAGCGCTCCGACACGTGCCAGGTCGTGCCCGGCGCAGTCATCGCCGAGGCCGAGGTGGCTCTCGTCCTCGCAGATGCTCTGTCGGATCACGCAGGCGGCCGATCTGTTGGCGAGATGCGCAGGAATCTCGAGGCGTACCTCGCGGTCGTGGGGAAGCGCGCATGA
- a CDS encoding shikimate kinase, translating into MSTQGPVVLVGLPGAGKSKVGRLLAERMGVDHIDTDALVVEREGRPIADIFATDGEAAFRVMETEAVADALTHDAVVSLGGGAAATPAVRELLSGHTVVYIDAPHEEIVRRTASKTHRPLLAKDPSGTLARLRTEREPHYRSVATIVVESGPRPVDDVVTAIAQQLEHA; encoded by the coding sequence ATGAGTACTCAGGGCCCCGTCGTCCTCGTGGGGCTGCCCGGTGCGGGCAAATCCAAGGTTGGGCGCCTGCTTGCCGAGCGGATGGGCGTTGACCACATCGATACAGACGCCCTCGTCGTTGAGCGCGAAGGCCGTCCGATCGCTGACATCTTCGCCACCGACGGAGAAGCGGCTTTTCGCGTGATGGAGACCGAAGCGGTCGCCGATGCGCTCACGCACGATGCCGTCGTGTCCCTGGGCGGGGGAGCGGCAGCGACTCCCGCCGTTCGGGAGCTCCTATCCGGGCACACGGTCGTCTACATTGACGCTCCCCACGAGGAGATCGTTCGTCGCACCGCCTCGAAGACGCATCGGCCGCTGCTGGCGAAGGACCCGTCCGGGACGCTCGCGCGCCTGCGCACCGAGCGCGAGCCTCACTACCGATCCGTCGCCACCATCGTCGTCGAGTCAGGGCCTCGTCCCGTCGACGACGTCGTCACCGCCATCGCCCAGCAGTTGGAGCACGCATGA
- the aroB gene encoding 3-dehydroquinate synthase: MSTIIRVTGERPSTITVGHGLGFEPIYEALDEAATKALIIHARPLAHRAEALAQYLRDQGIEASTADHPDAEAGKSIEVVASLWDECGRLQLGRKDAIVAMGGGATTDMAGFVAATWLRGITLINVPTTLLAMVDAAVGGKTGINTSVGKNLVGSFYPATSVVADMDLLESLPTPDLAAGAAEVIKCGFIADPEILRIVEDTEPSELLRSNSPQLAEITTRAIAVKARVVSADLTEGGLREILNYGHTLAHAIERANDYTWRHGDAVAVGCCFAARLAQARGLLSADDVSRHDLLFSRVGLPTRYEGSTLDELTHIMLSDKKVRRGILRFVLLDGIANPGTVSVDPQELTAPASQIGIRA; this comes from the coding sequence ATGAGCACGATTATCCGCGTCACTGGAGAACGCCCCTCGACTATTACTGTCGGACACGGGCTCGGCTTCGAGCCGATCTACGAGGCCCTCGACGAGGCCGCGACGAAGGCGCTCATCATTCACGCGCGTCCTCTCGCTCACCGAGCCGAGGCCCTGGCGCAGTACCTGCGTGACCAGGGGATCGAGGCCTCAACTGCCGACCACCCCGATGCCGAGGCTGGCAAGTCAATCGAGGTTGTTGCGTCCCTGTGGGACGAGTGCGGTCGTCTCCAGCTCGGACGTAAAGACGCGATCGTCGCCATGGGCGGGGGAGCGACCACCGACATGGCCGGTTTCGTCGCCGCCACATGGCTGAGGGGCATCACCCTCATCAACGTTCCGACAACGCTCCTCGCTATGGTTGACGCAGCCGTTGGCGGTAAGACGGGCATCAACACGTCCGTTGGGAAGAACCTCGTTGGTTCGTTCTATCCGGCAACCTCCGTGGTTGCCGATATGGATCTCCTCGAGAGCCTGCCGACACCCGATCTGGCGGCCGGTGCCGCCGAGGTCATTAAGTGCGGCTTCATCGCCGACCCGGAGATTTTGCGCATCGTCGAGGATACGGAACCGAGCGAGCTTCTGCGATCGAACAGCCCGCAGCTTGCTGAGATCACCACCCGCGCGATCGCAGTCAAGGCCCGCGTCGTGTCCGCAGACCTCACCGAGGGCGGCCTGCGCGAAATCCTCAACTACGGACACACCCTCGCGCACGCCATCGAGCGCGCGAACGACTACACCTGGCGCCACGGCGATGCGGTGGCGGTCGGCTGCTGCTTCGCGGCGCGCCTGGCCCAAGCCCGAGGGCTGCTCAGCGCTGACGATGTTTCTCGGCACGACCTGCTTTTCTCACGCGTCGGGCTGCCGACTCGCTACGAGGGAAGCACTCTCGACGAGCTCACCCACATCATGCTCTCCGATAAGAAGGTACGGCGCGGAATCCTGCGCTTCGTGCTGCTTGATGGCATCGCGAACCCCGGGACGGTCTCCGTCGATCCGCAGGAGCTGACGGCCCCCGCGTCTCAGATCGGCATTCGCGCATGA
- a CDS encoding shikimate kinase — MSLIVLIGVTGSGKTTVGRELSRRYELPLYEVDEAVEARLGASMRTLVVGRDPRLATTAREEADRLLGLDEGIVTLGASQPLAPATASSIERARANGAFVIELSADLSAVSRREGLGAPRSVGLGAPRAVLTQLMKQAREAYASVADTTVDTSDRTPQEVADLVARACKLTPDY, encoded by the coding sequence ATGAGCCTCATCGTGTTGATCGGAGTGACTGGCTCCGGCAAAACCACCGTTGGACGCGAGCTCTCCCGCCGCTACGAATTGCCGCTGTACGAGGTCGACGAGGCCGTCGAGGCACGCCTGGGTGCGTCGATGCGCACCCTCGTGGTCGGACGCGATCCGCGCCTGGCCACCACAGCACGCGAAGAAGCCGACCGGCTCCTTGGTCTCGACGAGGGCATTGTCACGCTCGGTGCCTCTCAGCCGCTCGCCCCAGCCACTGCCTCGTCGATCGAGCGGGCGCGCGCAAACGGCGCGTTCGTCATCGAGCTCAGCGCCGACCTTTCCGCGGTATCACGCCGAGAAGGCCTCGGCGCTCCGCGCTCGGTCGGCCTGGGTGCACCCCGCGCCGTGCTGACCCAGCTCATGAAACAAGCGCGCGAGGCATACGCCTCCGTGGCCGACACAACAGTGGATACGAGTGACCGCACCCCGCAAGAAGTCGCGGATTTGGTCGCACGCGCGTGTAAACTGACCCCTGATTACTGA
- the efp gene encoding elongation factor P — protein MATTNDLKNGLVMVIDGQLWQVVEFQHVKPGKGPAFVRTKIKNVLSGKTVDKTFNAGLKIETATVDRRDMTYLYQDGTDYVFMDQSTYEQINVPAETVGDARNFMVENQNVIVSQHDGTVLFVELPATVVLTITHTEPGLQGDRSSAGTKPATLETGYEIQVPLFMEEGTRVKVDTRDGSYSGRVTE, from the coding sequence GTGGCAACGACCAATGATCTGAAGAACGGCCTGGTTATGGTGATCGACGGCCAGCTCTGGCAGGTTGTCGAGTTCCAGCACGTCAAGCCCGGCAAGGGCCCGGCCTTCGTGCGCACCAAGATCAAGAACGTCCTGTCCGGCAAGACCGTCGACAAGACCTTCAACGCGGGCCTGAAGATCGAGACCGCGACCGTCGACCGTCGCGACATGACGTACCTGTACCAGGACGGCACCGACTACGTCTTCATGGATCAGTCCACCTACGAGCAGATCAACGTTCCCGCCGAGACCGTGGGCGACGCCCGCAACTTCATGGTGGAGAACCAGAACGTTATCGTCTCCCAGCACGACGGCACCGTCCTGTTCGTTGAGCTGCCCGCCACCGTCGTCCTGACGATCACGCACACGGAGCCCGGCCTGCAGGGCGACCGTTCTTCCGCCGGCACCAAGCCCGCGACCCTCGAGACCGGCTACGAGATCCAGGTTCCCCTCTTCATGGAGGAAGGCACCCGCGTCAAGGTTGACACCCGCGACGGCTCGTACTCGGGTCGCGTGACCGAGTAA
- the nusB gene encoding transcription antitermination factor NusB gives MSKQHRFTSRTKARKRAADVVYEADQRGMGSNPDVLRDLLRERRVITAAQTPLPEFSIQIIAGVADNLRRIDSLISAHARVPGLDRIAAVDLAVMRVAVWEMLENDEVSPIIVIDEAISIVRSISTDTSPSFVNAVLDAIRKDLASPAWSRRSSEEEEAHVSDEAESSSDNELPAQEAPARALPAGAKPLDGGSVEDELDVLLEEY, from the coding sequence ATGTCGAAGCAGCACCGCTTCACCTCGCGCACCAAGGCCCGCAAGCGCGCGGCCGACGTTGTCTACGAGGCCGACCAGCGCGGTATGGGGTCTAACCCCGACGTGCTGCGCGACCTCCTGCGCGAGCGCCGCGTCATCACCGCGGCTCAGACTCCGCTCCCGGAGTTCTCGATCCAGATCATCGCGGGTGTGGCGGACAATCTGCGCCGCATCGACTCGTTGATCTCGGCGCACGCTCGCGTGCCCGGCCTGGATCGCATTGCCGCCGTCGACCTTGCGGTCATGCGCGTGGCGGTGTGGGAGATGCTCGAGAACGACGAGGTATCGCCGATCATCGTCATCGACGAGGCGATCTCGATCGTTCGCTCGATCTCGACCGACACATCGCCGTCGTTCGTGAACGCGGTCCTCGACGCGATCCGCAAGGATCTTGCGTCACCCGCATGGTCGCGTCGCAGCTCCGAGGAAGAGGAAGCACACGTTTCCGATGAGGCCGAGTCCTCGTCTGACAATGAGCTGCCCGCACAGGAAGCGCCCGCGCGCGCTCTGCCTGCCGGTGCCAAGCCGCTGGATGGCGGCAGCGTCGAAGACGAGCTTGACGTACTCCTCGAGGAGTACTGA
- a CDS encoding DUF2249 domain-containing protein, with the protein MTIEQLPHPEVRGGGCGCGEHDVAEPTIDATAIPHRLRHAAVLGAAQSMNAGESFIIRAPHLPRPLLAQIAQLPGEWTFEVIVDGPEFWDVRTTRLAL; encoded by the coding sequence ATGACGATCGAACAGCTTCCCCACCCCGAGGTCCGCGGTGGCGGTTGTGGCTGCGGCGAACACGATGTTGCCGAGCCGACCATTGATGCGACTGCTATCCCCCACCGTCTGCGTCACGCGGCTGTCCTCGGCGCTGCCCAGTCGATGAACGCCGGTGAATCCTTCATCATTCGCGCTCCCCACCTGCCTCGTCCGCTGCTTGCTCAGATCGCACAGCTGCCCGGCGAGTGGACCTTCGAGGTCATCGTTGATGGTCCGGAGTTCTGGGACGTGCGAACGACTCGCCTTGCTCTCTGA
- the uhpT gene encoding hexose-6-phosphate:phosphate antiporter, protein MTHLSRIFDIRTSPPTSLTLEQQRKKWLMEFLKTYAVLVIVYGGFYLLRTNFKSAQPFLVEQVGLTTTQLGTIGFAFSLTYGFGGLILGFFIDGKNTKKVISALLLASGVTSILIGLVLAWFHSPYGWMILLWSLNGLFQAPGGPCCNSTMNRWTPRALRGRFIGWWNASHNIGAMVAGVLALWGANTLFNGSVIGMFIVPAVICIPIGIWGWFFGKDDPKEHGWNTPEAIFGEPESKADAVTSSVSKGRILVDYVVKNPAVWFLCIANVAAYCVRIGIDNWNVLYTRQELGFSDYLAVNTTIALELGGLAGSLLWGYFSDKMGGRRALSAAIGMGAVVIPLFVYAHATTAPVVYGALFMIGFLIFGPVTLIGICVIGFAPKTATVVVNAVPRAFGYVFGDSMAKVLLGRIADPTKDGVTILGWHLHGWSSTFTVLFASAAVGLACLIMVAFFEERNLRADREFSEAKEEL, encoded by the coding sequence ATGACGCATCTATCCCGCATTTTCGATATTCGTACGTCTCCACCCACGTCCCTGACGCTCGAGCAGCAACGCAAAAAGTGGCTCATGGAGTTCCTCAAGACGTACGCCGTACTCGTCATCGTGTATGGCGGCTTCTACCTGCTGCGCACGAACTTCAAGTCCGCACAGCCCTTCCTCGTCGAACAGGTCGGGCTGACGACGACTCAGCTCGGCACGATCGGCTTCGCATTTTCGCTGACCTACGGCTTCGGCGGACTCATTCTCGGATTCTTCATTGATGGCAAGAACACCAAGAAGGTCATCTCCGCACTCCTGCTCGCCTCGGGTGTCACGTCGATCCTGATCGGCCTCGTGCTCGCATGGTTCCACAGCCCTTATGGCTGGATGATCCTCCTGTGGTCACTCAATGGCCTTTTCCAGGCTCCCGGCGGCCCCTGCTGCAACTCGACGATGAACCGATGGACGCCCCGTGCCCTGCGTGGTCGCTTCATCGGCTGGTGGAATGCCTCGCACAACATTGGCGCGATGGTGGCGGGCGTACTCGCTCTCTGGGGCGCGAACACCCTGTTCAACGGATCTGTCATCGGCATGTTTATCGTCCCTGCCGTCATCTGCATTCCGATCGGCATATGGGGTTGGTTCTTCGGCAAGGACGATCCTAAGGAGCACGGTTGGAACACGCCAGAGGCGATCTTCGGTGAACCTGAGTCGAAGGCTGATGCGGTGACAAGCTCCGTCTCCAAGGGGCGGATCCTGGTCGATTACGTTGTCAAGAATCCTGCCGTCTGGTTCCTGTGCATCGCTAATGTCGCCGCGTACTGCGTGCGCATCGGCATCGACAACTGGAACGTGCTCTACACACGTCAGGAGCTTGGTTTCTCCGACTACCTCGCGGTGAACACGACCATCGCGCTGGAACTCGGCGGCCTCGCCGGCTCTCTTCTGTGGGGATACTTCTCAGACAAGATGGGCGGTCGGCGCGCCCTCAGCGCCGCTATCGGCATGGGCGCCGTGGTCATCCCGCTCTTCGTCTACGCGCATGCGACGACGGCTCCCGTCGTCTACGGAGCTCTCTTCATGATCGGCTTCCTGATCTTTGGCCCCGTCACCTTGATTGGCATCTGCGTCATCGGTTTTGCGCCGAAGACCGCGACCGTGGTCGTCAACGCAGTACCTCGAGCATTCGGCTACGTCTTTGGCGATTCGATGGCCAAGGTTCTTCTCGGCCGCATTGCAGACCCGACCAAGGACGGTGTGACGATCCTCGGATGGCACCTCCACGGCTGGTCATCGACGTTCACCGTGCTGTTTGCATCCGCAGCGGTTGGCCTCGCCTGCCTGATCATGGTTGCGTTCTTTGAGGAGCGTAACCTGCGTGCTGACCGTGAATTCAGCGAAGCGAAGGAGGAATTGTGA
- a CDS encoding inositol monophosphatase family protein, translated as MTVDVEHLLNAAIEAVRRGMNIALHPPVELDVHTKANRNDLVTAVDKAIEADIASHLHSATGLPLLGEEGHAVDSFAGLVWVLDPIDGTMNYVETHRDYAVSLALCEDGIPILGVVADVVAGRIYHAIRGQGAWVDGVPLTQATDVSTYRDAIIITDIKEILALPRLARALQDSRGHRRYGSAALECVEVAVGRAGAFVHMWVSPWDIAAATLIATECGALATRLDGTPLDVRYKGSILLGTPNVHATLVDCLMSSVQ; from the coding sequence ATGACCGTTGATGTGGAGCACCTGCTCAATGCGGCTATTGAGGCTGTTCGCAGGGGGATGAACATCGCACTTCACCCACCCGTTGAGCTTGACGTGCACACGAAAGCAAATCGTAACGATCTCGTGACAGCCGTCGATAAAGCGATCGAAGCGGATATTGCGTCCCACCTTCACTCGGCGACAGGCTTGCCACTGCTGGGGGAGGAGGGGCACGCCGTTGACTCTTTCGCGGGGCTCGTCTGGGTCCTCGATCCGATCGACGGCACGATGAACTACGTGGAAACCCACCGCGATTATGCGGTGTCGTTGGCCCTGTGTGAGGACGGAATTCCGATCCTTGGCGTGGTCGCGGACGTTGTTGCCGGACGCATCTATCACGCGATCCGAGGCCAGGGCGCGTGGGTCGATGGGGTTCCTCTCACGCAGGCGACGGATGTGTCAACGTATCGTGACGCCATCATCATCACCGACATCAAAGAGATCCTCGCGCTGCCTCGGCTTGCCCGTGCACTTCAGGACAGCCGTGGCCATCGGCGCTACGGCTCCGCAGCGCTCGAATGCGTGGAAGTTGCTGTCGGCCGGGCTGGAGCATTCGTCCATATGTGGGTCTCTCCGTGGGACATTGCCGCAGCGACGCTCATCGCCACCGAGTGCGGTGCGCTCGCGACGCGCTTGGACGGAACTCCGCTCGACGTGCGCTACAAGGGATCAATTCTCCTCGGTACACCCAACGTGCACGCCACGCTCGTTGACTGTCTGATGTCCTCGGTCCAGTAA
- a CDS encoding LacI family DNA-binding transcriptional regulator, which translates to MSQQSKQSTPGQSTGVTPLAHDRPTSGHRVTLDDIALAAGTSIATVSRALGGSPRVAAPTRERIEKVAEELGYRANIAASLLASARPQILGLVCSLSQELHVRYRAEALRYAEDRGFRVIVESIDTSRDVDRAWESVLQLRAQAVIAVDSTCISTRFPNTPTVLIGQRAPRRNIDLVTSSNERGMGQAIALLAQRGSRRIAFLEGPPGPSARARKAAFTQACRTHEVDALTMPGGDNVDAGFLAVRAGVPAGVDALVCYNDQCAHGAILALLGDGLVPGRDMLVVGCDNSAIASSRALSLTSIDRAPSRVASLAVDQAIARALGEGGSPARQRVDTELVVRASTG; encoded by the coding sequence ATGAGCCAGCAGTCGAAGCAGTCCACCCCCGGGCAAAGCACCGGTGTGACGCCGCTGGCGCACGACCGTCCGACGTCTGGACACCGCGTGACGCTCGACGATATCGCTCTCGCTGCCGGAACATCGATCGCGACCGTGTCGCGCGCTCTCGGGGGATCTCCGCGCGTCGCCGCCCCAACGCGCGAACGCATCGAAAAGGTGGCCGAGGAGCTCGGCTACCGGGCTAACATCGCGGCGTCGCTCCTCGCTTCGGCGCGGCCGCAGATCCTCGGCCTCGTCTGTTCCCTCAGCCAGGAACTGCATGTTCGCTACCGTGCTGAGGCCCTCCGATACGCTGAGGATCGGGGGTTTCGGGTCATTGTGGAGTCAATCGACACGTCGCGTGACGTTGACCGAGCCTGGGAGTCTGTTCTGCAGCTGCGCGCTCAAGCGGTCATTGCTGTTGACTCGACCTGTATTTCGACGCGCTTTCCGAATACTCCGACTGTCCTCATTGGTCAGCGCGCGCCTCGTCGGAACATCGATCTCGTCACGAGCTCCAACGAACGTGGTATGGGGCAAGCGATTGCTCTTCTCGCCCAACGTGGCAGCCGACGCATTGCATTCCTTGAAGGGCCTCCCGGACCCTCCGCACGAGCGCGCAAAGCGGCTTTTACGCAGGCGTGCCGCACTCATGAGGTCGATGCGCTGACTATGCCGGGCGGTGACAACGTCGACGCTGGCTTCCTCGCCGTCCGAGCGGGTGTCCCTGCGGGCGTCGATGCGCTCGTTTGCTACAACGACCAGTGCGCGCACGGAGCCATTCTTGCTCTCCTCGGGGACGGCCTCGTTCCGGGGCGCGATATGTTGGTTGTGGGCTGCGATAACTCGGCGATCGCTTCGTCGCGCGCCCTCTCTCTGACGTCGATCGACCGCGCGCCGTCGCGTGTCGCGAGCCTCGCTGTCGATCAGGCGATCGCACGAGCGCTCGGCGAGGGTGGCAGCCCGGCTCGTCAGCGTGTCGACACCGAACTCGTCGTGCGGGCGAGCACGGGATAG
- the pyrR gene encoding bifunctional pyr operon transcriptional regulator/uracil phosphoribosyltransferase PyrR, which yields MAGVHADRASRGKEVLGVGDVARSLTRIAYEIVERNGGSDNLVIAGIPTRGATLARRLVNRIREVSGTYAELAIIDTTMYRDDLASQPLRAPKETLVPRTGINGKTVVLVDDVLYTGRTIKAALDALTRIGRPAAVQLAVLVDRGHRELPIRPDYVGKNLPTSRDEIVTILLDETDGRDGVLLGKGL from the coding sequence GTGGCCGGAGTGCACGCAGATCGCGCATCGCGCGGCAAAGAAGTATTGGGAGTTGGCGACGTCGCACGCTCCCTGACCCGTATCGCCTATGAGATCGTCGAACGAAACGGCGGCAGCGATAACCTCGTCATCGCAGGCATCCCCACTCGTGGCGCAACGTTGGCGCGTCGTCTCGTCAATCGCATTCGGGAAGTCTCCGGCACCTACGCGGAACTCGCAATCATCGACACCACGATGTACCGCGACGACCTGGCCTCTCAGCCCCTGAGGGCTCCGAAAGAGACCCTGGTGCCTCGCACTGGCATCAACGGCAAGACCGTCGTCCTCGTTGACGACGTGTTGTACACCGGACGCACCATCAAGGCTGCGCTCGACGCTCTTACTCGTATCGGTCGCCCGGCGGCCGTTCAGCTCGCAGTCCTCGTCGACCGAGGCCACCGCGAGCTTCCGATTCGCCCGGACTACGTCGGCAAGAACCTGCCGACCTCCCGCGACGAAATCGTCACCATTCTGCTCGACGAAACAGACGGGCGCGATGGCGTCCTTCTCGGGAAAGGCCTGTAA
- a CDS encoding aspartate carbamoyltransferase catalytic subunit, producing the protein MSLSHLISIRDLTREEAILILDTAEQMAATQRHGVKKLPTLQGKTVVNLFFEDSTRTRISFETAAKRLSADVINFQSRGSSVSKGESLKDTALTLEAMGADAVIVRHSSSGAAHRLAHAGWMNLPVLNAGDGTHQHPTQALLDAMTLRRHYAPSLGEDGTPAPGSGLDGAHVVIVGDVLHSRVARSNVDLLTLLGARVTLVAPPTLLPIGVETWNCDTSYNFDEALASRPDAVMMLRVQRERMSSAGGGFFPSPGAYHAEYGLTPARFATLAPNAVVMHPGPMNRGLEICAEAADSDQSVIVEQVSNGVCIRMAALYLLLASEGHSND; encoded by the coding sequence ATGAGCCTGAGCCATCTCATTTCGATCCGTGATTTGACGCGCGAGGAGGCGATTCTGATCCTCGACACGGCGGAGCAGATGGCCGCCACTCAGCGCCATGGCGTGAAGAAGCTTCCGACGCTTCAGGGAAAAACCGTCGTCAACCTCTTTTTCGAGGATTCGACGCGCACCCGCATCTCCTTTGAGACCGCCGCTAAGCGCCTGAGCGCCGACGTCATCAACTTCCAGTCCCGCGGCTCCTCGGTTTCCAAGGGCGAGTCCCTGAAGGACACCGCGCTCACGCTGGAGGCCATGGGCGCGGACGCGGTCATCGTGCGCCACTCCTCGTCGGGCGCGGCACACCGTCTCGCGCACGCCGGCTGGATGAATCTGCCGGTCCTCAACGCGGGTGACGGCACCCACCAGCATCCGACGCAGGCACTGCTCGACGCGATGACCCTGCGCCGCCACTACGCACCGTCGCTCGGCGAGGATGGAACGCCCGCCCCCGGCTCCGGCCTCGACGGCGCACACGTCGTTATCGTCGGCGACGTCCTCCACTCGCGCGTGGCGCGCTCCAACGTCGATCTCCTGACGCTCCTGGGTGCCCGCGTCACCCTCGTAGCACCCCCGACGCTCCTGCCGATCGGCGTGGAGACTTGGAACTGCGACACCTCCTACAACTTTGACGAGGCCCTGGCGAGCCGCCCCGACGCGGTCATGATGCTGCGCGTGCAGCGCGAGCGCATGTCGAGCGCGGGCGGTGGTTTCTTCCCGTCGCCCGGCGCCTACCACGCGGAGTACGGCCTCACCCCAGCACGCTTCGCCACACTGGCGCCCAACGCTGTCGTCATGCATCCCGGCCCGATGAACCGAGGCCTCGAAATCTGCGCCGAGGCAGCCGACTCAGACCAATCTGTCATCGTCGAACAGGTGTCGAACGGTGTGTGCATCCGCATGGCCGCCCTCTACCTGCTTCTCGCATCGGAAGGACACAGCAATGACTGA